From the genome of Muricauda sp. SCSIO 64092, one region includes:
- the rpsL gene encoding 30S ribosomal protein S12, with protein MPTISQLVRKGRSTITKKSKSAALDSCPQRRGVCTRVYTTTPKKPNSAMRKVARVRLTNGKEVNAYIPGEGHNLQEHSIVLVRGGRVKDLPGVRYHIVRGALDTAGVAGRTQRRSKYGAKRPKK; from the coding sequence ATGCCAACAATTTCACAATTAGTAAGAAAAGGAAGGAGCACAATTACCAAGAAGAGTAAATCGGCTGCTTTGGATTCTTGCCCACAGAGACGTGGAGTATGTACGCGTGTTTACACCACTACACCAAAAAAACCAAATTCTGCCATGCGCAAGGTGGCCAGGGTTAGGTTGACCAATGGCAAAGAGGTGAACGCATATATTCCAGGTGAGGGGCACAATCTCCAGGAGCACTCGATAGTATTGGTAAGAGGTGGAAGGGTGAAGGATTTGCCAGGTGTGCGATACCATATCGTACGGGGAGCTTTGGATACTGCAGGTGTTGCAGGTAGGACACAACGTCGTTCAAAGTACGGTGCAAAACGCCCTAAAAAGTAA
- the rpsG gene encoding 30S ribosomal protein S7 produces the protein MRKRQAKKRPLLPDPRFNDQLVTRFVNMMMWDGKKSVAFKVFYDAIDIVDQKKTDDEKTALELWKDALSNVMPHVEVRSRRVGGATFQIPMQIRPDRKISTAMKWLINYARRRNEKSMAQKLAAEILAAAKEEGAAVKKRVDTHKMAEANKAFSHFRF, from the coding sequence ATGAGAAAAAGACAAGCGAAAAAAAGACCATTATTGCCCGATCCAAGGTTTAATGACCAATTGGTGACGAGGTTCGTGAATATGATGATGTGGGACGGAAAGAAATCCGTCGCCTTCAAGGTTTTCTATGATGCGATCGATATTGTTGACCAAAAGAAAACCGACGATGAAAAAACAGCCCTTGAGCTGTGGAAAGATGCCCTTTCCAATGTTATGCCCCATGTAGAAGTACGCAGTAGGAGGGTAGGTGGTGCAACTTTCCAAATTCCTATGCAGATCCGTCCAGATCGAAAGATTTCAACGGCTATGAAGTGGTTGATTAACTATGCACGTAGACGAAACGAGAAATCCATGGCACAAAAACTGGCGGCTGAGATTTTGGCAGCGGCAAAAGAAGAAGGTGCTGCTGTTAAGAAAAGAGTAGATACGCATAAAATGGCCGAGGCCAACAAAGCATTCTCCCACTTCAGATTTTAA
- the fusA gene encoding elongation factor G, which yields MARDLKYTRNIGIAAHIDAGKTTTTERILFYTGVSHKIGEVHDGAATMDWMEQEQERGITITSAATTCTWQFPTENGQPTADAKGYHFNIIDTPGHVDFTVEVNRSLRVLDGLVFLFSAVDGVEPQSETNWRLADNYKVPRIGFVNKMDRQGSNFLNVCKQVKEMLGSNAVPIVLPIGEEADFKGIVDLAKNRAIVWHDENFGSTFDVIDIPAEMQDEVSEYRAALIEAVAEYDEELMEKFFEDEDSITEEEVHAALRAAVMDRAIIPMICGSSFKNKGVQFLLDAVCRYLPSPLDKDDIVGTDPDTGNEITRKPDPKEPFSALAFKIATDPFVGRLAFFRAYSGRLDAGSYILNNRSGKKERISRIYQMHSNKQNAIEFIEAGDIGAAVGFKDIKTGDTMSSEKHPIVLESMDFPDPVIGIAVEPKTKADVDRLGMSLAKLAEEDPTFQVKTDEASGQTIISGMGELHLDIIVDRLRREFKVEVNQGQPQVEYKEALTAKADHREVYKKQTGGRGKFADIVFTMEPASEETKAGLEFINEIKGGNIPKEYIPSVEKGFKEAMKNGPLAGFEMDSMKITLKDGSFHPVDSDSLSFELAAKLGYKEAAKAARAVLMEPIMKLEVLTPEENMGDIVGDLNRRRGQVNNMDDRAGSKVIKAEVPLSEMFGYVTALRTLSSGRATSTMEFSHYAETPTNIAEEVIKATKGVTA from the coding sequence ATGGCAAGAGATTTAAAATACACAAGGAATATTGGTATTGCGGCCCATATCGATGCCGGAAAAACCACGACTACGGAACGTATTCTTTTTTATACCGGTGTAAGTCACAAGATTGGTGAGGTGCACGACGGTGCCGCTACCATGGACTGGATGGAGCAGGAGCAGGAGCGCGGTATTACCATTACTTCGGCGGCCACCACCTGTACATGGCAGTTCCCAACGGAAAATGGCCAGCCGACCGCTGACGCAAAAGGATACCACTTTAATATCATAGATACTCCTGGACACGTGGACTTTACCGTTGAGGTAAACCGATCGTTACGTGTTTTGGACGGATTGGTGTTTTTGTTCAGTGCGGTTGATGGTGTAGAGCCCCAATCCGAAACAAACTGGAGATTGGCCGATAACTATAAGGTGCCTCGAATTGGTTTCGTGAACAAAATGGACCGTCAAGGTTCCAATTTCTTGAACGTGTGTAAGCAGGTCAAGGAAATGTTGGGATCCAATGCGGTGCCTATTGTTTTGCCAATTGGTGAGGAGGCCGATTTTAAAGGTATCGTTGACCTGGCCAAGAACAGGGCAATTGTATGGCATGATGAGAACTTCGGTTCAACTTTCGATGTTATCGATATTCCTGCCGAAATGCAGGATGAGGTTTCTGAGTATAGGGCTGCTTTGATTGAAGCGGTGGCGGAATATGATGAGGAGTTGATGGAGAAATTCTTCGAGGATGAAGATTCCATTACCGAGGAAGAAGTGCATGCAGCTTTAAGGGCAGCAGTTATGGATAGGGCCATTATTCCAATGATATGCGGTTCGTCCTTTAAAAACAAGGGGGTTCAGTTCTTGTTGGATGCTGTTTGCCGTTACCTGCCATCACCCTTGGACAAAGATGATATCGTAGGTACCGATCCCGATACAGGAAATGAAATTACAAGAAAGCCAGACCCAAAGGAGCCTTTCTCTGCTTTGGCTTTTAAAATCGCCACAGATCCATTTGTCGGACGTCTGGCATTTTTTAGGGCATATTCCGGTCGTTTGGATGCCGGTTCTTATATTTTGAATAACCGTTCCGGTAAGAAAGAACGTATTTCACGGATTTACCAAATGCACTCAAACAAGCAGAATGCGATTGAGTTCATTGAGGCTGGGGACATAGGTGCCGCGGTTGGATTTAAGGATATTAAGACAGGGGATACGATGTCTTCGGAAAAACATCCCATTGTGCTTGAAAGTATGGACTTCCCCGATCCCGTAATTGGTATTGCCGTGGAGCCCAAAACCAAGGCCGATGTGGATAGATTGGGAATGTCTTTGGCGAAGTTGGCTGAAGAAGATCCAACTTTTCAGGTAAAGACCGATGAAGCATCCGGACAGACCATTATCTCCGGTATGGGTGAACTTCACCTGGATATTATCGTTGATCGTTTGAGACGCGAATTCAAGGTTGAGGTAAACCAGGGTCAACCACAGGTGGAGTACAAAGAAGCACTTACCGCAAAAGCCGACCATCGGGAGGTCTACAAGAAGCAGACCGGTGGTAGGGGTAAGTTTGCCGATATCGTATTTACCATGGAGCCTGCCAGTGAAGAAACAAAAGCTGGCTTGGAGTTCATCAATGAAATCAAGGGAGGTAACATTCCCAAGGAATACATTCCATCCGTAGAAAAAGGATTTAAAGAAGCCATGAAGAATGGTCCTTTGGCCGGATTTGAGATGGATTCCATGAAGATTACCTTAAAAGACGGGTCTTTCCACCCTGTGGATTCTGATTCGTTGTCCTTTGAGTTGGCTGCCAAATTAGGGTATAAGGAGGCTGCTAAAGCGGCAAGGGCCGTATTGATGGAGCCAATTATGAAGTTGGAAGTATTGACCCCGGAAGAAAACATGGGGGATATCGTTGGTGACCTGAACCGTAGAAGGGGCCAGGTAAACAATATGGATGATAGGGCCGGTTCCAAAGTAATTAAGGCCGAAGTGCCATTGTCCGAGATGTTCGGCTATGTAACTGCGCTTAGGACATTGAGTTCAGGTCGTGCAACTTCCACAATGGAATTTTCACATTATGCCGAGACACCTACAAACATTGCAGAAGAGGTGATTAAGGCAACTAAAGGTGTAACCGCATAA
- the rpsJ gene encoding 30S ribosomal protein S10 — translation MSQKIRIKLKSYDHNLVDKSAEKIVKTVKTTGAVVTGPIPLPTHKKIFTVLRSPHVNKKSREQFQLSSYKRLLDIYSSSSKTIDALMKLELPSGVEVEIKV, via the coding sequence ATGAGTCAAAAAATCAGAATTAAATTAAAGTCTTACGACCACAATTTGGTGGACAAGTCTGCTGAAAAAATTGTGAAGACGGTCAAGACAACAGGAGCTGTCGTAACGGGTCCCATCCCATTGCCGACACATAAAAAAATCTTTACGGTTTTGCGTTCACCACACGTGAACAAGAAATCCAGAGAGCAATTTCAATTGAGTTCTTACAAGCGTTTGCTTGATATTTATAGTTCTTCTTCCAAAACAATTGATGCTTTAATGAAATTAGAGCTCCCAAGTGGTGTGGAAGTCGAAATAAAAGTGTAA
- the rplC gene encoding 50S ribosomal protein L3: MSGLIGKKIGMTSIFDENGRNIPCTVIQAGPCVVTQVRTEEVDGYSALQLGFDDKAEKRASKAEQGHYKKAGTSPKKKVVEFRDFEGEYKLGDTVGVDLFVEGEFVDVVGTSKGKGFQGVVKRHGFAGVGQATHGQHNRLRAPGSIGAASTPSKVVKGLRMAGRMGGERVTVQNLRVLKIVPEKNLIVVKGAVPGHKNAYVTVEK; this comes from the coding sequence ATGTCTGGGTTAATTGGAAAAAAAATCGGCATGACCAGCATTTTTGATGAGAACGGAAGGAACATTCCATGTACTGTCATTCAAGCTGGGCCATGCGTGGTTACCCAAGTCAGAACCGAAGAGGTAGACGGGTACAGTGCCCTTCAACTCGGTTTCGATGACAAGGCAGAAAAACGTGCTAGCAAGGCTGAACAAGGCCATTACAAAAAAGCAGGTACTTCGCCCAAAAAGAAAGTCGTTGAGTTCCGTGATTTTGAAGGAGAATACAAATTGGGCGACACCGTTGGTGTTGATCTTTTTGTGGAAGGTGAGTTTGTGGATGTAGTTGGGACCTCCAAAGGAAAAGGTTTCCAGGGGGTAGTGAAAAGGCATGGTTTTGCCGGTGTTGGACAAGCAACGCATGGTCAGCACAACAGGCTTCGTGCCCCTGGTTCCATTGGTGCCGCCTCCACGCCATCAAAAGTAGTAAAAGGCTTGCGAATGGCTGGTAGAATGGGAGGTGAACGTGTAACCGTCCAAAACCTTCGTGTGTTGAAAATAGTGCCTGAAAAGAACCTTATTGTTGTTAAGGGGGCTGTTCCAGGTCATAAAAATGCTTACGTAACCGTAGAAAAATAA
- the rplD gene encoding 50S ribosomal protein L4, which translates to MKVAVLDINGKDTGRKVELSDDVFGIEPNNHAIYLDVKQYLAHQRQGTHKAKERAEIAGSTRKLKKQKGTGTARAGSIKSPVFRGGGRIFGPRPRNYSQKLNKNVKRLARKSAFSLKSKEKALLVVEDFNFEAPKTKDYVSFLNSLGIADKRSLVVLGGGNDNVFLSSRNLKRSEVVTNDQLSTYKIMNAKSVVLLEGAVEQIQANLTK; encoded by the coding sequence ATGAAAGTAGCAGTATTGGATATTAATGGTAAGGATACAGGAAGAAAGGTAGAACTTTCTGACGATGTGTTCGGTATTGAGCCTAACAATCATGCCATTTATTTGGATGTAAAGCAGTATTTGGCGCACCAGCGCCAAGGTACGCACAAGGCCAAGGAAAGAGCTGAAATTGCAGGAAGTACGCGTAAGTTGAAAAAGCAAAAAGGTACCGGTACCGCAAGGGCAGGAAGTATCAAATCCCCCGTTTTTAGGGGTGGTGGCCGAATTTTTGGTCCAAGACCAAGAAATTATAGTCAAAAGCTGAACAAAAATGTAAAGCGTTTGGCCCGTAAATCGGCATTCAGTCTAAAATCCAAGGAAAAAGCATTGCTGGTGGTCGAGGACTTCAATTTTGAAGCGCCTAAGACCAAGGATTATGTGTCTTTTTTGAATTCTTTGGGAATTGCGGACAAAAGGTCCTTAGTAGTATTGGGCGGTGGCAATGACAATGTGTTTTTGTCTTCACGAAACCTTAAACGTTCCGAAGTGGTGACCAATGACCAATTGAGTACCTACAAAATCATGAATGCGAAAAGTGTTGTGCTTTTGGAAGGGGCAGTAGAACAAATACAGGCTAATCTTACAAAATAG
- the rplW gene encoding 50S ribosomal protein L23 — MSVLIKPIITEKMTADSELFNRYGFYVDPKANKLEIKEAVESTYGVSVEKVRTMNYGPNRKTRYTKTGIQHGKTNALKKAIVDVAEGDIIDFYSNI; from the coding sequence ATGAGTGTATTGATAAAACCAATCATAACAGAGAAAATGACCGCGGATAGCGAGTTGTTCAATCGTTACGGTTTCTATGTTGACCCAAAGGCCAACAAATTGGAAATCAAGGAAGCCGTGGAAAGTACATATGGCGTTTCCGTTGAAAAGGTTAGAACCATGAATTACGGTCCAAATCGGAAAACGAGGTATACCAAGACCGGAATTCAACATGGCAAAACGAATGCCTTGAAAAAAGCTATCGTTGATGTTGCCGAAGGTGATATTATTGATTTTTACAGCAATATATAA
- the rplB gene encoding 50S ribosomal protein L2, whose protein sequence is MAVRKLKPITPGQRFRVVNGFDAITTDKPEKSLLAPLKKTGGRNSQGKMTMRHRGGGHKRRYRIIDFKRDKYGVEAEVKSIQYDPNRTAFIALLEYKDGEKRYVIAQNGLQVGQKVISGEKAAPEIGNAMPLGEIPLGTIISCIELRPGQGANMARSAGTFAQLMAKDGKFVTVKLPSGETRMILATCMATIGAVSNSDHQLLVSGKAGRSRWLGRRPRTRPVVMNPVDHPMGGGEGRASGGHPRSRNGIPAKGYRTRSLTKDSNRYIVERRKK, encoded by the coding sequence ATGGCAGTTAGAAAATTAAAACCCATCACTCCTGGTCAGCGTTTTAGAGTAGTAAACGGATTTGACGCGATTACTACTGATAAGCCGGAGAAGAGTTTGCTCGCTCCGTTAAAAAAGACCGGAGGTAGAAACAGTCAAGGGAAAATGACCATGCGCCACAGAGGTGGGGGTCACAAAAGGAGGTATCGTATCATTGATTTCAAGCGTGATAAGTATGGTGTGGAAGCTGAGGTGAAATCAATTCAATATGACCCAAATAGAACAGCATTCATCGCCCTATTGGAATATAAGGATGGTGAAAAAAGATACGTTATAGCGCAAAATGGATTGCAAGTAGGTCAGAAAGTAATTTCCGGGGAAAAAGCGGCACCAGAGATTGGCAATGCCATGCCTTTGGGTGAAATTCCTCTGGGGACCATTATTTCTTGCATTGAATTGCGTCCGGGACAGGGAGCGAACATGGCCCGTAGTGCAGGGACTTTTGCACAATTAATGGCAAAAGACGGAAAGTTTGTGACCGTAAAATTGCCAAGTGGGGAGACCCGAATGATATTGGCAACTTGTATGGCCACGATAGGGGCCGTTTCGAATTCGGACCACCAACTCCTGGTTTCCGGTAAAGCAGGTAGAAGTAGGTGGTTGGGTAGAAGACCAAGAACAAGACCGGTAGTAATGAACCCTGTCGATCACCCAATGGGTGGTGGTGAAGGAAGGGCTTCCGGAGGTCACCCAAGATCAAGAAACGGTATTCCTGCCAAGGGATATAGAACCCGTTCCTTGACCAAAGACAGCAACAGATATATTGTAGAACGAAGAAAGAAATAG
- the rpsS gene encoding 30S ribosomal protein S19, protein MARSLKKGPFVHHSLEKKVQANVESGKKTVIKTWSRASMITPDFVGQTIAVHNGRQFVPVYVTENMVGHKLGEFSPTRSFRGHAGAKNKGKK, encoded by the coding sequence ATGGCACGTTCACTTAAAAAAGGACCATTCGTTCACCATAGTTTGGAGAAAAAAGTCCAGGCCAATGTAGAGTCGGGCAAGAAGACCGTCATCAAAACATGGTCAAGGGCTTCAATGATAACCCCTGATTTTGTAGGGCAGACCATTGCGGTACATAATGGAAGGCAATTTGTCCCTGTATATGTTACTGAAAACATGGTAGGCCACAAATTGGGCGAATTTTCACCTACCCGTTCCTTTAGGGGGCATGCGGGTGCTAAAAACAAAGGTAAAAAGTAA
- the rplV gene encoding 50S ribosomal protein L22, which translates to MGVRKRQMAERIKAEKKDLAFAKLNNCPTSPRKMRLVADLIRGKQIEMALAILRFNPKEASRRLEKLLLSAIANWEAKNEDASIEDADLYIKEIRVDGGTMLKRLRPAPQGRAHRIRKRSNHVTLVLGAHNNVTTETTA; encoded by the coding sequence ATGGGAGTTCGAAAAAGACAAATGGCAGAACGTATTAAGGCAGAAAAGAAAGACTTGGCTTTTGCTAAGTTGAACAACTGTCCAACGTCTCCACGAAAAATGCGGTTGGTTGCGGATTTGATCCGTGGCAAACAAATTGAAATGGCCCTGGCCATACTTCGGTTCAATCCAAAAGAAGCCTCAAGAAGGTTGGAGAAACTATTGCTATCCGCAATCGCCAACTGGGAAGCTAAAAATGAGGATGCCAGTATTGAGGACGCCGATTTGTATATAAAGGAAATCCGTGTGGACGGTGGGACAATGTTGAAAAGACTGCGTCCTGCACCTCAGGGACGGGCCCACAGAATCAGAAAACGTTCCAACCATGTAACCCTGGTTTTGGGCGCACATAATAATGTAACAACAGAAACAACGGCTTAA
- the rpsC gene encoding 30S ribosomal protein S3, protein MGQKTNPIGNRLGIIRGWESNWYGGNDYGDKLAEDDKIRKYIHARLAKASVSRVIIERTLKLITITITTARPGIIIGKGGQEVDRLKEELKKITNKEVQINIHEIKRPELDANLVAASIARQIESRISYRRAIKMAIAAAIRMNAEGIKVQISGRLNGAEMARSETYKDGRIPLSTFRADVDYALEEAHTTYGRLGIKVWIMKGEVYGKRELSPLIGLSKGGSKGGKQDGGKRQRRRK, encoded by the coding sequence ATGGGACAGAAAACCAATCCGATAGGAAATCGTTTAGGAATCATCAGGGGATGGGAATCCAACTGGTACGGAGGAAACGATTACGGTGATAAGTTGGCAGAGGATGACAAAATCAGGAAGTACATCCATGCACGTTTGGCAAAAGCCAGTGTTTCCAGGGTGATTATTGAAAGAACCCTAAAATTGATTACCATTACCATTACTACGGCAAGGCCCGGTATCATTATTGGTAAGGGAGGTCAAGAAGTTGATAGACTTAAAGAGGAATTGAAGAAAATCACCAATAAGGAGGTTCAAATCAATATCCATGAAATAAAAAGACCGGAATTGGATGCCAATTTGGTGGCCGCCAGTATTGCAAGGCAGATAGAAAGTAGGATTTCCTATCGTAGAGCAATAAAAATGGCGATTGCTGCGGCCATTCGTATGAATGCTGAAGGAATCAAAGTGCAGATTTCGGGTCGTTTGAACGGGGCTGAAATGGCGCGTTCAGAAACATACAAAGATGGTAGAATTCCGTTGTCGACCTTCCGTGCCGATGTGGACTATGCCCTGGAAGAGGCCCATACCACTTATGGTAGGTTGGGTATCAAGGTGTGGATCATGAAGGGTGAGGTTTATGGCAAACGTGAGCTTTCCCCGCTGATAGGACTTTCCAAAGGAGGTTCCAAAGGAGGGAAACAAGACGGAGGCAAAAGGCAACGAAGAAGAAAATAA
- the rplP gene encoding 50S ribosomal protein L16, which translates to MLQPKRTKFRKAQKGRMKGISQRGHQLSNGMFGIKSLDSHFITSRQIEAARIAATRYMKRQGQLWIKIFPDKPITKKPLEVRMGKGKGAPEYWVAVVKPGRIMFEVGGVPHDIAKEALRLAAQKLPVKTKFIVARDYAG; encoded by the coding sequence ATGTTACAGCCGAAAAGAACAAAATTTAGAAAAGCCCAGAAAGGGAGAATGAAGGGAATATCCCAAAGGGGCCACCAACTTTCCAATGGAATGTTCGGTATCAAATCCTTGGATTCCCACTTTATTACTTCCCGTCAAATTGAAGCGGCGCGTATTGCTGCTACACGTTATATGAAAAGGCAAGGGCAGCTATGGATCAAAATTTTCCCGGACAAGCCCATTACCAAAAAGCCTTTGGAAGTACGGATGGGTAAAGGTAAGGGTGCCCCAGAGTACTGGGTGGCTGTGGTCAAACCTGGGCGAATTATGTTTGAGGTGGGCGGTGTGCCCCATGATATTGCAAAGGAAGCCTTGCGATTGGCAGCACAGAAGCTACCTGTAAAAACAAAATTTATAGTGGCCAGGGATTACGCTGGATAA
- the rpmC gene encoding 50S ribosomal protein L29 encodes MKQAEIRELSVEELQQKLAESKKEYADLKMAHSVTPLENPMQIRKTRRTVARLATELSKREQE; translated from the coding sequence ATGAAACAAGCAGAAATTAGGGAATTATCGGTTGAAGAGCTTCAGCAAAAATTGGCTGAATCAAAGAAAGAATATGCGGATTTGAAAATGGCCCACTCCGTGACGCCGTTGGAAAACCCAATGCAGATACGAAAAACGAGAAGAACGGTCGCAAGATTGGCAACAGAGTTAAGTAAAAGGGAACAAGAATAA
- the rpsQ gene encoding 30S ribosomal protein S17: MEETTIRNLRKERIGVVTSNKMEKSIVVSEVKRVKHPMYGKFVLKTKKYVAHDEKNDCNEGDTVRIMETRPLSKTKCWRLVEIIERAK; this comes from the coding sequence ATGGAAGAGACAACAATTAGAAATTTAAGAAAAGAAAGAATAGGGGTCGTTACCAGTAACAAAATGGAAAAATCCATTGTGGTTTCTGAGGTAAAGCGTGTAAAGCACCCTATGTACGGTAAATTCGTTTTGAAGACCAAGAAGTATGTTGCCCATGACGAGAAGAACGATTGCAATGAAGGCGATACCGTACGCATTATGGAAACAAGGCCTTTGAGCAAAACCAAATGCTGGAGGTTGGTAGAAATCATTGAAAGAGCTAAATAA
- the rplN gene encoding 50S ribosomal protein L14, which yields MVQQESRLKVADNTGAKEVLTIRVLGGTKRRYASLGDKIVVTVKEAAPNGAVKKGSVSTAVVVRTKKEVRRPDGSYIRFDDNACVLLNPAGEMRGTRVFGPVARELRDKQYMKIVSLAPEVL from the coding sequence ATGGTACAACAGGAATCAAGATTAAAAGTTGCGGATAATACAGGTGCCAAGGAGGTACTTACCATTCGTGTACTTGGGGGAACAAAAAGAAGGTATGCCTCATTGGGGGACAAGATTGTGGTCACCGTAAAGGAAGCCGCTCCCAACGGAGCAGTAAAAAAAGGTTCTGTTTCCACTGCGGTGGTAGTACGTACCAAGAAAGAAGTAAGAAGGCCCGATGGTTCGTACATCAGATTTGATGATAATGCCTGTGTGCTGCTCAATCCGGCCGGAGAGATGAGGGGCACCCGTGTGTTTGGACCTGTTGCCAGGGAATTGCGCGATAAGCAGTATATGAAAATTGTTTCATTGGCCCCTGAGGTACTTTAA
- the rplX gene encoding 50S ribosomal protein L24 encodes MKLKIKTGDTVTVIAGDHKGSEGKVMSVDLKKNKAIVEGVNVVKKHEKPSAQNPQGGIVEKEAPIHISNLSLMENGEAVRVGFAFKDGKKVRVSKKTGETV; translated from the coding sequence ATGAAGTTGAAGATCAAAACAGGAGATACCGTTACCGTTATTGCCGGGGACCATAAAGGTTCCGAGGGAAAGGTGATGAGTGTTGACCTTAAGAAGAACAAGGCCATTGTGGAAGGTGTAAATGTTGTGAAAAAACATGAAAAGCCCAGTGCACAAAACCCTCAAGGGGGCATTGTCGAAAAAGAGGCACCGATTCATATTTCCAATCTTTCATTGATGGAAAATGGAGAGGCCGTTAGAGTTGGTTTTGCCTTTAAGGATGGTAAAAAAGTAAGAGTATCCAAAAAAACAGGAGAAACAGTCTAG
- the rplE gene encoding 50S ribosomal protein L5: protein MSYIPRLKQEYKERVVKALSEEFGYKNIMQVPKLQKIVVSRGVGAAVADKKLIDHAVDELTMITGQKAVSTMSKKDVAAFKLRKGMPIGAKVTLRGERMYEFLDRLITSALPRVRDFQGVRATGFDGRGNYNLGVTEQIIFPEINIDKINRINGMDITFVTSADTDKEAKSLLSELGLPFKKN from the coding sequence ATGAGCTATATACCAAGACTAAAGCAAGAATATAAGGAACGCGTGGTGAAGGCCCTATCCGAGGAGTTCGGGTACAAAAACATCATGCAGGTTCCCAAACTGCAAAAAATTGTGGTTAGCCGTGGTGTTGGAGCGGCTGTTGCCGACAAAAAACTGATCGATCATGCAGTGGATGAACTGACCATGATTACAGGGCAAAAAGCGGTTTCCACCATGTCCAAAAAGGATGTTGCAGCCTTTAAGTTACGTAAGGGAATGCCCATTGGTGCGAAAGTTACGTTACGAGGAGAGCGTATGTATGAGTTTTTGGATCGATTGATTACCTCTGCATTGCCACGGGTCAGGGATTTCCAAGGGGTTAGGGCCACTGGTTTTGACGGACGTGGAAATTACAACCTAGGGGTTACCGAGCAAATCATTTTTCCAGAAATCAATATTGACAAAATCAACAGGATCAACGGAATGGATATCACTTTTGTGACTTCCGCTGACACGGATAAGGAAGCAAAATCATTGTTGAGCGAATTGGGTTTACCCTTTAAAAAGAATTAA
- the rpsN gene encoding 30S ribosomal protein S14 yields the protein MAKESMKARERKRAKMVAKYAEKRKALKEAGDYEALQKLPKNASPVRMRNRCKLTGRPRGYMRTFGISRVTFREMANKGLIPGVTKASW from the coding sequence ATGGCCAAAGAATCAATGAAAGCCCGTGAACGAAAAAGGGCGAAAATGGTAGCCAAATATGCCGAGAAAAGAAAAGCTTTAAAAGAAGCCGGAGATTACGAAGCATTGCAAAAACTCCCTAAGAACGCTTCTCCTGTGCGTATGCGCAATAGGTGTAAGTTAACGGGAAGGCCCAGAGGGTACATGAGGACTTTTGGGATTTCCAGGGTAACTTTTAGGGAAATGGCCAACAAAGGATTAATTCCAGGTGTAACAAAAGCAAGCTGGTAA
- the rpsH gene encoding 30S ribosomal protein S8, with the protein MLTDPISDYLTRIRNASRAGHRVVNIPASNLKKEMTKILFDQGFILSYKFEEDKVQGNIKIALKYDKFTKEPVIKKLQRVSKPGLRKYVNAGELPRVLNGLGIAIVSTSHGVMTSKQAGKENVGGEVLCYVY; encoded by the coding sequence ATGCTAACAGATCCAATTTCAGATTATTTGACACGAATTAGAAATGCCAGCCGTGCTGGGCATAGGGTTGTCAATATTCCTGCTTCCAACTTGAAGAAAGAAATGACCAAAATCCTTTTTGACCAAGGCTTTATTCTAAGTTATAAGTTCGAGGAGGACAAGGTACAGGGAAACATAAAGATTGCATTGAAATATGACAAGTTCACCAAAGAGCCAGTTATCAAAAAATTGCAACGCGTAAGTAAGCCCGGACTAAGAAAATATGTAAATGCCGGTGAATTGCCACGGGTACTTAACGGATTGGGAATAGCAATTGTTTCCACTTCCCATGGTGTAATGACAAGTAAACAGGCGGGCAAAGAGAATGTAGGTGGCGAGGTATTGTGCTACGTATATTAA